A window from Thermodesulfobacteriota bacterium encodes these proteins:
- the rpsL gene encoding 30S ribosomal protein S12 yields MPTISQLVKDGRRRAKKKSKAPALQNCPQRRGVCVRVYTTTPKKPNSALRKVARIRLTNGIEVTGYIPGEGHTLQEHSVILVRGGRVKDLPGVRYHIVRGTLDSTGVANRRQSRSKYGAKKPK; encoded by the coding sequence GTGCCTACTATCAGTCAGCTGGTCAAAGACGGAAGAAGAAGGGCTAAAAAGAAGAGTAAAGCCCCCGCGTTACAGAATTGTCCTCAGAGGAGAGGGGTCTGCGTCAGGGTTTACACCACTACCCCCAAGAAGCCTAATTCGGCGCTTAGAAAAGTAGCCCGTATAAGGCTCACGAACGGTATCGAGGTCACCGGTTACATACCGGGGGAAGGGCATACGCTTCAGGAGCACTCCGTAATACTGGTAAGGGGCGGAAGGGTGAAGGACCTGCCGGGCGTGAGGTACCATATCGTAAGAGGTACTCTCGACTCTACGGGCGTGGCTAACAGAAGGCAGAGCCGTTCGAAGTACGGGGCGAAGAAACCCAAATAA
- the rpsG gene encoding 30S ribosomal protein S7 encodes MPRKGSVSKRKVPVDPKFGDLTVAKFINSLMHDGKKSKAEMIFYGSLKLIAEKTGKDPLEVFNTAMDNIKPGIEVRPRRVGGATYQVPMEVSSFRKQSLAIRWLLASARKRDGKSMIDKLTGEILDAAEGRGGAIKKREDTHKMADANRAFAHYRW; translated from the coding sequence ATGCCTAGGAAGGGATCAGTTTCTAAAAGAAAAGTTCCCGTCGATCCCAAGTTCGGTGATTTGACGGTCGCGAAGTTCATAAACTCGCTAATGCACGACGGCAAGAAGAGCAAGGCGGAAATGATATTCTACGGTTCGCTGAAGCTCATCGCCGAAAAGACCGGTAAGGACCCCCTCGAGGTCTTCAATACGGCTATGGACAACATAAAGCCGGGAATCGAGGTCAGGCCCCGCAGGGTCGGCGGCGCCACGTATCAGGTGCCGATGGAGGTGAGCTCCTTCAGGAAGCAGTCCCTTGCCATCAGATGGCTCCTCGCCTCTGCCAGGAAAAGGGACGGGAAGTCCATGATCGACAAGCTCACGGGTGAAATACTGGACGCTGCGGAAGGCCGCGGCGGCGCAATAAAGAAGAGAGAAGATACGCACAAGATGGCGGACGCGAACAGGGCTTTCGCCCATTACAGGTGGTAA